One Paraburkholderia sp. HP33-1 genomic region harbors:
- a CDS encoding phosphoribosylanthranilate isomerase — MKAAENPANQADATARQSVPHRTRIKLCGLSKPADIAHAINLGADAIGLVFYPPSPRSVSVAQAVELVHDVPPFVSVVGLFVNATPDWVHEVASNVNLTLLQFHGDETPEQCETLAGVAGLPWLRALRVAADTRPADLVKSAFNYSAASGLLFDTHVEGYGGGGKVFDWSLIPAELAHRAVLSGGLNAQNVSDAIHRVRPYAVDVSSGIEVPGARGVKDHARMAAFVRAVRAADAE; from the coding sequence ATGAAAGCAGCAGAAAACCCCGCCAACCAGGCCGACGCCACCGCCCGGCAAAGCGTGCCGCATCGCACGCGCATCAAGCTGTGCGGACTGTCGAAACCCGCCGACATCGCCCACGCAATCAACCTCGGCGCCGACGCGATCGGCCTCGTGTTCTATCCGCCGAGCCCGCGCTCCGTGAGCGTCGCGCAAGCGGTCGAGCTCGTGCACGACGTGCCGCCATTCGTGTCGGTCGTCGGTCTGTTCGTCAATGCGACGCCCGATTGGGTCCATGAAGTCGCGAGCAACGTGAACCTGACGTTGTTGCAGTTTCACGGCGATGAGACGCCGGAGCAGTGCGAGACGCTCGCCGGCGTTGCGGGTTTGCCTTGGTTGCGGGCGTTGCGGGTTGCGGCGGATACTCGACCGGCCGATTTGGTAAAATCAGCTTTCAACTATTCAGCAGCCAGTGGTCTTCTGTTCGACACCCATGTCGAAGGCTACGGCGGCGGTGGAAAGGTCTTCGATTGGTCACTTATTCCAGCAGAGCTCGCGCATCGGGCCGTTTTGAGTGGTGGGTTGAACGCGCAAAACGTCAGTGATGCGATCCATCGCGTGCGCCCGTACGCGGTCGATGTCTCGAGCGGCATCGAAGTACCGGGCGCCCGGGGCGTGAAGGATCACGCCCGGATGGCTGCGTTCGTACGCGCGGTGCGCGCCGCGGACGCCGAATGA
- a CDS encoding SPOR domain-containing protein encodes MGIFSFGKKDDAPSRRGANTSSNRAARGERVERRTRRTERTVDADAMLLDPTLPEKQRARRRLVGAIALVVAAVVILPMVLDSHPKPVTDDISIDIPSRPAPKLAKSTANEDVQAGVAPDNPPAADTGVAASSLAPATTAAAAAATTAAASATTAKPAQSTQPTAAKQGTTPSAATGTATAAAPKSAAKPQAESLAANTAPAAAAKQTKAPAATPSQSTDDDTNTAAASADANSGTPASPPGNRFAVQLGAFANEASARNWAAKLKAAGVPAYTEHKKQADGSTLTLLRAGPFADRAAATAAIAKVREAGLVPGSNGTQ; translated from the coding sequence ATGGGAATTTTCTCGTTCGGCAAGAAAGACGACGCGCCCAGCCGGCGCGGCGCAAACACCAGTTCCAATCGGGCCGCCCGGGGTGAGCGCGTCGAGCGGCGCACCCGCCGCACTGAGCGCACCGTCGATGCAGATGCCATGCTGCTTGACCCCACGCTGCCGGAAAAGCAGCGCGCGCGTCGCCGGCTCGTCGGCGCAATCGCACTGGTCGTCGCGGCGGTCGTCATCCTGCCGATGGTGCTGGATTCGCATCCCAAGCCCGTCACCGACGACATCTCGATCGACATTCCGAGCCGGCCCGCGCCGAAGCTCGCCAAATCCACCGCCAACGAAGACGTGCAAGCCGGCGTCGCGCCGGACAATCCGCCGGCAGCCGACACGGGCGTCGCCGCGTCCAGCCTCGCGCCGGCAACGACCGCGGCGGCCGCTGCAGCGACGACGGCAGCGGCCTCGGCCACCACCGCGAAGCCCGCCCAATCGACTCAACCGACCGCAGCGAAACAGGGCACGACCCCGTCCGCCGCAACCGGCACCGCGACCGCCGCTGCTCCCAAATCCGCCGCGAAGCCGCAAGCCGAGTCTCTCGCAGCGAACACCGCACCTGCTGCCGCCGCCAAACAGACGAAGGCACCCGCAGCCACACCGTCACAGTCAACTGACGACGACACGAACACGGCTGCCGCCAGCGCGGACGCGAACTCCGGCACTCCGGCCTCGCCGCCGGGCAACCGTTTCGCGGTGCAGCTTGGCGCATTCGCGAACGAAGCGAGCGCGCGCAATTGGGCCGCGAAGTTGAAAGCGGCCGGCGTGCCCGCATATACGGAACACAAGAAGCAGGCCGACGGCTCGACGCTGACATTGCTGCGCGCCGGCCCGTTCGCCGATCGCGCCGCGGCGACCGCTGCGATCGCGAAGGTTCGCGAGGCGGGCCTCGTGCCTGGCTCGAACGGCACACAGTAA
- the truA gene encoding tRNA pseudouridine(38-40) synthase TruA translates to MKRIALGVQYDGAAFAGWQSQPHGNTVQDELERALREFARTPVQTVVAGRTDRGVHGLGQVVHFDTELDRVDISWVRGPNAFLPKTIGVQWAKPMPDDFHARFSAFERTYYYVLYINPVRSPMLTTRAGWVHTPLDVDAMRSAAEHLIGEHDFSAFRSSQCQSKTPFKHLYQIDVKRQGNFVHFRFRANAFLHHMVRNVMGCLIEIGSGRRPAAWMADVLASRSRDCAAPTFMPDGLYLAQVGYPEQFGVPDPATGSVPWSSVWTEQPEI, encoded by the coding sequence GTGAAGCGCATTGCATTAGGCGTGCAGTACGACGGCGCGGCGTTCGCCGGCTGGCAGTCGCAACCGCATGGCAACACGGTGCAGGACGAGCTCGAACGGGCGCTGCGCGAATTCGCGCGCACGCCCGTGCAGACGGTCGTTGCTGGCCGCACCGACCGCGGTGTGCACGGCCTCGGACAGGTCGTGCATTTCGACACTGAACTCGATCGCGTCGATATCTCCTGGGTGCGCGGCCCGAACGCGTTCCTGCCGAAGACGATCGGCGTGCAGTGGGCCAAGCCGATGCCCGACGACTTCCACGCGCGTTTCTCGGCGTTCGAACGGACCTACTACTACGTGCTGTACATAAATCCGGTGCGCTCGCCGATGCTCACGACGCGCGCCGGCTGGGTGCACACGCCGCTCGACGTCGACGCAATGCGCTCGGCCGCCGAGCACCTGATCGGCGAGCACGACTTTTCGGCGTTCCGGTCGTCGCAATGCCAGTCGAAAACGCCGTTCAAGCATCTGTATCAGATCGACGTCAAACGGCAAGGCAACTTCGTGCATTTCCGCTTTCGCGCGAACGCGTTCCTGCACCATATGGTGCGCAACGTGATGGGCTGTCTGATCGAAATTGGCAGCGGCCGCCGCCCGGCCGCGTGGATGGCCGACGTACTCGCGAGCCGCAGCCGCGATTGCGCGGCGCCGACCTTCATGCCCGACGGCTTGTATCTCGCGCAAGTGGGCTATCCTGAGCAATTCGGCGTGCCCGACCCTGCGACGGGCAGCGTGCCGTGGAGCAGCGTATGGACCGAGCAACCGGAAATATGA
- the trpA gene encoding tryptophan synthase subunit alpha — protein MSRIKNTFAALSAQGKKGLIPFMTAGDPDPARTVEFMHALAAGGADVIELGVPFSDPMADGPVIQQSSERALARGVSLRHVLADVKRFRETDDKTPVVLMGYANPIERMGAEAFAKAAKEAGVDGVLVVDYPPEECANFAQQMQAAGIDPIFLLAPTSTDERIAEVGRIASGYVYYVSLKGVTGAANLDVSSIASKIPAIKSRVPLPVGVGFGIRDAQTARAVGEVADAVVIGSRIVQLLEQAAPDAAAETLTRFVAEVREALDSVATAR, from the coding sequence ATGTCCCGTATCAAGAACACGTTTGCCGCGCTGTCCGCCCAAGGTAAGAAAGGCTTGATTCCGTTCATGACCGCTGGCGACCCGGACCCGGCTCGCACGGTCGAATTCATGCACGCGCTCGCCGCCGGCGGCGCGGATGTGATCGAACTGGGCGTACCGTTTTCCGACCCGATGGCCGACGGCCCGGTGATCCAGCAGTCGTCCGAACGCGCGCTCGCGCGGGGAGTGTCGCTGCGCCACGTGCTGGCAGACGTCAAACGCTTCCGGGAAACCGACGACAAAACCCCGGTCGTGCTGATGGGCTATGCCAATCCGATCGAACGGATGGGCGCCGAGGCCTTCGCGAAAGCCGCGAAGGAAGCGGGTGTCGATGGCGTGCTGGTGGTCGATTATCCGCCTGAAGAGTGCGCTAACTTCGCGCAACAGATGCAAGCTGCCGGCATCGATCCGATATTTCTGCTCGCGCCGACTTCTACCGACGAACGTATCGCCGAAGTCGGCCGGATCGCCAGCGGCTACGTCTACTATGTGTCGCTTAAAGGGGTCACCGGCGCGGCAAATCTGGACGTTTCCAGCATCGCGAGTAAAATCCCGGCCATCAAGTCGCGCGTCCCCCTGCCGGTGGGCGTCGGTTTCGGCATTCGCGACGCGCAAACGGCGCGCGCAGTGGGCGAGGTGGCCGACGCCGTCGTGATCGGCAGCCGTATCGTCCAATTGCTCGAACAGGCAGCGCCCGACGCCGCTGCCGAGACGCTCACGCGTTTCGTCGCCGAAGTGCGCGAGGCGCTCGATAGCGTCGCGACTGCCCGATAA
- a CDS encoding DNA-methyltransferase — translation MRDEFDEPQPAIETVNPDAEVSAAVASAPLVAQVPAGIQLLNRDFLTDVANIPDGSIDLIVCDPPYGLGKDYGNDSDMRTGEEFLVWTRGWLELAVPKLKPTGSLYIFCTWQYAPEIFSFLKTKLVMVNEIIWDRRVPSMGGTTRRFTSVHDNIGFFAVSKDYFFDLDPVRIPYDAVTKKARSRKLFEGSKWLELGYNPKDVWSVSRLHRQHAERVAHPTQKPLEIVERMVLSSCPKGGRVLDPFMGSGTTAVACVRHQREFVGYEINESYCAIARERVSVAATPAAPRRTRAKPKVQQSTEVQ, via the coding sequence ATGCGCGACGAGTTCGACGAGCCGCAGCCTGCGATTGAAACCGTGAATCCGGACGCCGAGGTATCGGCGGCCGTGGCATCTGCACCGTTGGTGGCGCAGGTGCCGGCCGGCATTCAGCTGTTGAACCGCGATTTTCTGACCGATGTAGCGAACATTCCCGACGGGTCGATCGACCTGATCGTCTGTGATCCGCCCTATGGGCTGGGGAAGGACTACGGCAACGACTCGGACATGCGCACGGGCGAGGAATTTCTCGTCTGGACGCGTGGCTGGCTCGAGCTCGCTGTCCCGAAGCTCAAGCCGACGGGTTCGCTCTACATTTTCTGCACCTGGCAGTACGCGCCGGAAATCTTCAGTTTCCTGAAGACCAAACTCGTGATGGTCAACGAGATCATCTGGGACCGGCGCGTACCGAGTATGGGCGGCACCACGCGCCGCTTCACGTCGGTGCACGACAACATCGGTTTCTTCGCGGTGTCGAAGGACTATTTCTTCGATCTCGATCCCGTCCGCATTCCGTACGATGCAGTCACGAAGAAGGCGCGTTCGCGTAAGTTGTTCGAGGGAAGCAAGTGGTTGGAGCTTGGCTATAATCCGAAGGATGTCTGGTCGGTCTCGCGTCTGCATCGGCAGCATGCCGAGCGCGTCGCGCACCCGACCCAGAAACCGCTGGAAATCGTCGAGCGAATGGTGCTGTCCAGCTGCCCGAAGGGCGGTCGGGTGCTCGACCCGTTCATGGGCAGCGGCACTACCGCGGTCGCTTGCGTTCGTCATCAGCGCGAATTCGTCGGCTATGAGATCAACGAGAGCTATTGCGCGATAGCGCGCGAGCGCGTCAGCGTCGCCGCTACGCCTGCTGCGCCGCGCCGGACCCGAGCTAAGCCGAAAGTGCAACAGTCGACCGAAGTGCAGTGA
- the folC gene encoding bifunctional tetrahydrofolate synthase/dihydrofolate synthase: MTTFPTLDAWLTHLESAHPVGIDMGLDRISQVRDAMQLSFACPIITVGGTNGKGSTCAILEAILLRAGYTVGCHTSPHLLSFNERARINGAMASDADLLPHFEAVEAARLSLAKPVTLTYFEFTTLAIMSLFASRGLDAVIFEVGLGGRLDAVNVVDTDCAIITSIDLDHTDYLGDTREKIAFEKAGIFRPGKPAICADPMPPQSLIDHAEKIGAQLWLFGRDFRYEGQAGSERQQWSYVGPTLRRSALAYPSLRGANQLINTSAALAGLEALRDRLPVSAQDIRLGIANVDLPGRFQVLPGKPSIVLDVGHNPHAAAVLGQNLGNMGFFPYTYAVFGAMRDKDIAGILNHLKGEIDHWCVTDLPTPRAASAQQLETALRELGVEDSADSSVTRYATPAQAFQDALKRASENDRIVVFGSFYTVAGVMAYRKSQQH; encoded by the coding sequence ATGACGACATTCCCCACCCTCGACGCGTGGCTCACGCACCTTGAATCCGCGCATCCGGTCGGCATCGACATGGGTTTGGACCGCATCTCCCAGGTACGCGACGCGATGCAGCTGTCGTTCGCCTGTCCGATCATCACGGTCGGCGGCACGAACGGCAAAGGCTCGACCTGCGCGATTCTCGAAGCGATCCTGCTGCGCGCGGGCTATACGGTCGGCTGCCACACATCGCCGCATCTGCTGTCGTTCAACGAGCGCGCGCGCATCAACGGCGCGATGGCAAGTGACGCCGATCTGCTGCCGCACTTCGAAGCCGTCGAAGCCGCGCGCCTGAGCCTCGCCAAACCGGTTACGCTGACCTATTTCGAATTCACGACGCTCGCGATCATGAGCCTGTTCGCGTCGCGCGGCCTCGACGCGGTGATTTTCGAAGTCGGCCTCGGCGGCCGTCTCGACGCGGTTAATGTCGTCGATACCGATTGCGCGATCATCACGAGCATCGATCTCGATCACACCGACTACCTCGGCGACACGCGCGAAAAAATCGCGTTCGAAAAGGCCGGTATTTTCCGCCCCGGCAAGCCGGCGATCTGCGCGGACCCGATGCCGCCGCAATCGCTGATCGATCACGCGGAAAAGATCGGCGCGCAATTGTGGCTGTTCGGCCGCGATTTCCGTTACGAAGGTCAGGCCGGCAGCGAGCGCCAGCAGTGGAGTTACGTCGGCCCGACGCTGCGGCGCTCGGCGCTCGCGTATCCGTCGCTGCGCGGCGCGAATCAGCTGATCAACACGTCGGCGGCGCTGGCCGGGCTCGAAGCGTTGCGAGACCGTCTGCCGGTGTCGGCGCAGGATATTCGGCTCGGCATCGCCAACGTGGATCTGCCGGGCCGTTTCCAGGTGTTGCCGGGCAAACCGTCCATCGTGCTCGACGTCGGCCACAATCCGCATGCGGCCGCGGTGCTCGGACAGAATCTCGGCAACATGGGCTTTTTCCCGTACACGTACGCCGTGTTCGGCGCGATGCGCGACAAGGACATCGCCGGCATCCTCAATCATCTGAAGGGCGAAATCGATCATTGGTGCGTGACCGATCTGCCGACTCCGCGCGCCGCGTCCGCACAGCAGCTGGAAACCGCGTTGCGCGAGCTGGGTGTGGAAGACAGCGCCGACAGCAGCGTCACGCGTTATGCGACGCCGGCACAGGCTTTCCAGGACGCGCTAAAACGCGCGTCAGAGAATGATAGAATCGTGGTTTTCGGCAGTTTCTATACGGTAGCGGGTGTGATGGCCTACCGGAAATCGCAGCAACACTGA
- the accD gene encoding acetyl-CoA carboxylase, carboxyltransferase subunit beta, with translation MSWLDKLLPPKIKQTDPKNRKGIPEGLWIKCPSCEAVLYRNDVEANLHVCPKCDHHMRIGARERLDSLLDPEGRYEIGQEIVPVDALKFKDSRKYPERLKEAMDETDETDAMVVMGGAIHTLPVVVANFEFSFMGGSMGSVVGERFARGAQNALEQKVPFICFTASGGARMQESLLSLMQMAKTTAMLTKLAEAKLPFISVLTDPTMGGVSASFAFLGDVVIAEPKALIGFAGPRVIEQTVREKLPEGFQRAEFLLQKGAVDMIVDRRKLREEIAQLLALLSHQPADAVA, from the coding sequence ATGAGCTGGCTTGATAAGCTGCTGCCGCCAAAAATCAAACAAACCGACCCGAAGAACCGCAAGGGAATTCCGGAAGGCCTGTGGATCAAGTGCCCATCGTGCGAAGCCGTGCTGTATCGCAACGACGTCGAGGCCAATCTGCATGTTTGCCCGAAGTGCGACCATCACATGCGCATCGGCGCGCGTGAGCGGCTCGACAGCCTGCTCGATCCGGAAGGCCGCTACGAAATCGGCCAGGAAATCGTTCCGGTCGACGCGCTGAAGTTCAAAGATAGCCGCAAGTACCCCGAGCGCCTGAAAGAGGCGATGGACGAAACCGACGAGACCGATGCAATGGTCGTGATGGGCGGCGCGATTCACACGCTGCCGGTCGTCGTGGCGAACTTCGAGTTCTCGTTCATGGGCGGCTCGATGGGTTCGGTGGTCGGCGAGCGTTTCGCGCGCGGCGCGCAGAACGCGCTCGAACAGAAAGTGCCGTTCATCTGCTTTACCGCTTCGGGCGGCGCACGGATGCAGGAGAGCCTGCTATCGCTGATGCAGATGGCGAAGACCACCGCGATGCTCACGAAGCTGGCCGAAGCCAAGCTGCCGTTCATCTCGGTGCTGACCGACCCGACCATGGGCGGCGTGTCCGCGAGTTTCGCGTTCCTCGGCGACGTCGTGATCGCCGAGCCGAAGGCGCTGATCGGCTTTGCCGGGCCGCGCGTGATCGAACAGACCGTGCGCGAGAAACTGCCGGAAGGCTTCCAGCGCGCCGAGTTCCTGCTGCAGAAGGGCGCGGTCGACATGATCGTCGACCGTCGCAAGCTGCGCGAGGAAATCGCGCAATTGCTGGCGCTGCTGAGCCATCAACCGGCGGACGCGGTCGCGTAA
- the trpB gene encoding tryptophan synthase subunit beta — MYNLPDERGHFGQFGGVFVAETLFSALDELREAYEKYQKDPEFVAEYERELKHFVGRPSPIYHAHRWSELLGGAQIYLKREDLNHTGAHKINNVIGQALLAKRMGKPRVIAETGAGQHGVATATIAARFGMECVVYMGAEDVRRQAANLYRMKLLGATVVPVESGSRTLKDALNEAMRDWVTNVENTFYIIGTVAGPHPYPMMVRDFQRVIGDECRVQMPELAGRQPDAVIACVGGGSNAMGIFYPYIEDSSVQLIGVEAAGDGIETGRHAASLIAGSPGVLHGNRTYLLQDEDGQIIETHSVSAGLDYPGVGPEHAWLKESNRAQYVGITDEEALKAFHDCCRIEGIIPALESSHALAYATKLAPTLSKDKILLVNLSGRGDKDMHTVAERSGIQF, encoded by the coding sequence ATGTACAACTTGCCTGACGAAAGAGGCCACTTTGGCCAGTTTGGCGGCGTGTTCGTCGCTGAAACGCTGTTTTCCGCGCTCGACGAGCTGCGCGAAGCGTACGAGAAATATCAGAAAGACCCGGAATTCGTCGCCGAATACGAGCGCGAACTGAAGCATTTCGTGGGTCGGCCCTCCCCGATTTATCACGCACACCGCTGGAGCGAATTGCTCGGCGGCGCACAGATTTATCTGAAGCGTGAAGACCTGAATCACACCGGCGCACACAAGATCAACAATGTGATCGGCCAGGCGCTGCTCGCAAAGCGCATGGGCAAGCCGCGCGTGATCGCGGAAACCGGTGCCGGACAGCACGGCGTGGCCACCGCGACGATCGCGGCGCGCTTCGGCATGGAATGCGTGGTCTATATGGGCGCGGAAGACGTGCGCCGCCAGGCTGCAAACCTTTATCGCATGAAGCTGCTCGGGGCAACCGTCGTGCCGGTCGAATCGGGCTCGCGCACGCTGAAGGACGCACTGAACGAAGCGATGCGCGACTGGGTCACCAACGTCGAAAACACCTTCTATATCATCGGCACGGTCGCGGGTCCGCATCCGTATCCGATGATGGTGCGCGACTTCCAGCGCGTGATCGGCGACGAATGCCGCGTGCAGATGCCCGAACTCGCCGGTCGCCAGCCGGATGCCGTGATCGCGTGTGTGGGTGGCGGTTCGAATGCGATGGGTATTTTTTATCCGTACATCGAAGACAGTTCGGTGCAGTTGATCGGCGTCGAAGCGGCCGGCGACGGCATCGAAACGGGTCGTCACGCGGCCTCGCTGATCGCCGGTAGCCCGGGTGTACTGCACGGCAACCGTACGTATCTGCTGCAGGACGAAGACGGCCAGATCATCGAGACGCATTCGGTGTCGGCGGGCCTCGACTACCCGGGTGTCGGTCCCGAGCACGCATGGCTAAAAGAAAGCAATCGCGCGCAATATGTCGGCATCACCGACGAAGAAGCGCTGAAAGCATTCCACGATTGCTGTCGCATCGAGGGCATCATTCCCGCGTTGGAGTCGAGCCACGCGCTCGCCTATGCGACGAAGCTCGCGCCGACCTTGTCGAAAGACAAGATTCTGCTGGTCAACCTGTCGGGCCGCGGCGACAAGGACATGCACACGGTCGCCGAGCGATCGGGTATCCAGTTCTGA